In Drosophila pseudoobscura strain MV-25-SWS-2005 chromosome 4, UCI_Dpse_MV25, whole genome shotgun sequence, the following proteins share a genomic window:
- the LOC4816424 gene encoding uncharacterized protein isoform X6: protein MTLLGPSAPGMAFMMKKKKYKFNVEVQLQDLVEVALVNEVLFAKIRLLDGGSFQEYSSREEVINHRVEWNRSFEFPCKMSANASTGVLDPCLMRISIRKEIRGGRSYYKLGFIDLNLAEFAGAGLTSRRFLLEGYDSRHRLDNSMLRVSIKMHMLSGDILFKAPTPSLKSKQTKPSMDDLTNAATGVGLQTPTATALPSIGSGSGGNAIPLGGSGATLGGVSSNQSLPGTRPVSSTKEEDLDPQSLIAAVVTDSGLSESSESAVTLTTDNLQQHAAASASNAITPLPHALSGLGIIGSNNYGTTGVSGVGGVGGNAVNTAALMEMGHSRNSSNTSQMSKGSGYSSFSHSQHSRQSSEGDSGHASRFRKSVSLLNRLNQRAVNAMKLNIPQCRKGHEKERQQKDQQPPVVGLVPPASHHHHTTHLSLTTTIEYVSEEQLYSTPNATMNTGNTLQLEDFHTPMAEIPVEPQFHSAAPTTHTTQYYDSGEASDTDEYMNEDSGDNDSGLEENYHTPRVAKIKSMENLSILEMEFHKASMELDRNSPRRLKQLAEHAKIPKMKSLNNLCFDDYSEQDVREEFQRIHDQSMEERLRFQQHHHFGPGLRKNSTTSNGSSGKLYVKHQTHQSHHIKVGNAKFIGQDGYDSPQSPHYPIQKMRSMGTIPDVVSERIEADPFLTPTTERKPTFPRLIQSAEKPALGYVNRLLNYDVVDSPAELLANSVSFMSRTPFERAYRRNILQGTSSTPLATQETYIVRPHSTNAAYELMRSFSGVPRRLFDGNNSNSSGGNNCQNSNNIATGSGSGSTRQQQQQQAGGGANTTSCYVLGSSCSPCGTLASIHSNHSASSSNGSNSNSSSSGAVITFQCNSSCGQDTVDGPASYSPQQQHQQQQMSVGSPNGHGSSPRLGNVMSADALSSLAASPTDACSIRSNPSAASLLLSTSAAAAEASAMSSATTMSMSGATLSPLATTQIIRRPSITMMNPSSGSLVISETGSLDRSKSSGEKRKKGALDDGPRVSDRVEETRVNPDSLIDEILKDTKLDQLEESAETSGLQLYIARDGTASLGGHEVKSSVRAGALKQVVMQDRR from the exons ATGACACTACTCGGGCCTAGCGCCCCTGGCATGGCCTTTATGATGAAAAAGAAGAAGTACAAGTTCAATGTGGAAGTGCAGCTGCAGGATTTAGTCGAGGTGGCCCTCGTCAATGAGGTGCTCTTCGCCAAGATACGTCTACTGGATGGCGGTTCATTTCAGGAGTACAGCAGTCG AGAGGAGGTGATAAACCATCGCGTGGAATGGAACCGCAGCTTCGAGTTTCCCTGCAAAATGAGCGCGAATGCCTCGACGGGCGTGCTGGATCCCTGCCTGATGCGCATCTCCATTCGAAAGGAAATACGGGGCGGTCGCAGTTACTATAAGCTAGGTTTTATCGACCTCAATCTTGCCGAATTTGCCGGCGCCGGCCTCACATCGCGTCGCTTCCTCCTCGAGGGCTATGACTCGCGGCATCGTCTCGACAACTCCATGCTGAGAGTAAGCATCAAAATGCACATGCTAAGCGGTGATATACTCTTCAAGGC ACCCACACCGAGTCTGAAGAGCAAACAGACGAAGCCCTCCATGGACGATCTGACGAATGCCGCCACCGGAGTGGGTCTGCAAACGCCAACGGCCACGGCGTTGCCCAGCATCGGCAGTGGGAGCGGAGGCAATGCCATTCCCCTGGGCGGCAGTGGTGCCACACTGGGAGGCGTCTCCAGCAACCAGTCGCTGCCGGGAACGCGACCCGTTTCATCCACAAAGGAGGAGG ATCTCGACCCACAGTCTCTGATTGCGGCCGTCGTGACGGACTCTGGCCTGTCGGAGTCCTCGGAGTCGGCGGTGACGCTTACCACGGAtaatctgcagcagcatgccgccgcctctgcctcAAATGCCATCACACCGCTGCCCCACGCCCTCAGCGGCCTGGGGATCATTGGTAGCAATAATTATGGCACCACAGGAGTCTCGGGAGTGGGCGGCGTCGGCGGCAACGCGGTCAACACCGCCGCCCTCATGGAAATGGGTCATTCGAGGAATTCCAGTAATACTAGTCAA ATGTCAAAGGGTTCGGGTTATAGTAGTTTTTCGCACAGTCAACATTCGAGGCAAAGTTCCGAGGGCGACTCGGGGCACGCTAG TCGTTTTAGAAAATCCGTTTCTCTACTCAATAGACTCAATCAGAGGGCAGTAAATGCCATGAAATTGAATATACCACAATGTCGGAAAGGTCACGAAaaggagcggcagcagaaggacCAACAGCCACCAGTGGTTGGCCTTGTGCCCCCGGCGAGCCACCACCATCACACAACACACCTGAGCCTCACCACCACCATTGAGTATGTGAGCGAGGAGCAGCTGTACTCGACGCCGAATGCCACTATGAACACGGGGAATACCCTGCAGCTGGAGGACTTTCACACGCCGATGGCGGAGATACCTGTGGAGCCACAGTTCCACTCGGCAGCACCCACCACACATACCACACAGTATTACGACAGCGGAGAGGCCAGCGACACGGACGAGTACATGAACGAGGACTCGGGGGACAATGATTCGGGGCTGGAGGAGAACTACCACACACCGCGGGTGGCCAAAATCAAGTCCATGGAGAATCTGTCGATACTGGAAATGGAGTTCCACAAGGCCTCCATGGAGCTGGATCGGAACTCGCCGCGACGGCTCAAGCAGCTGGCCGAGCACGCCAAGATACCCAAGATGAAGTCGCTAAATAATCTCTGCTTCGACGACTACTCGGAGCAGGATGTCCGCGAGGAGTTCCAGCGCATCCACGACCAGTCGATGGAGGAGCGACTGCGCTTCCAGCAGCATCACCACTTCGGCCCGGGGCTGCGCAAGAACTCCACCACCTCGAATGGCTCCTCGGGGAAGCTGTACGTGAAGCACCAGACCCACCAGAGCCATCACATAAAGGTGGGCAACGCCAAGTTCATCGGACAAGATGGCTACGACAGTCCGCAGAGTCCGCATTATCCCATACAGAAGATGCGATCGATGGGCACCATTCCGGATGTTGTGAGCGAGCGCATCGAAGCGGATCCCTTCCTCACGCCCACCACCGAACGGAAGCCAACTTTCCCGCGCTTGATACAGTCGGCCGAGAAGCCAGCCCTGGGCTATGTGAATCGGCTGCTCAACTACGACGTGGTGGATTCCCCAGCGGAACTGTTGGCCAACTCCGTGTCCTTTATGTCGCGCACACCCTTCGAGCGAGCCTATCGGCGTAACATCCTGCAGGGCACTTCCTCGACCCCACTGGCCACGCAGGAGACCTACATCGTTCGGCCACATTCCACGAATGCTGCCTACGAGCTAATGAG AAGCTTCAGTGGAGTTCCTCGTCGCCTCTTCgacggcaacaacagcaacagcagcggcggcaacaattgccagaacagcaacaacattgcCACCGGTTCGGGGAGTGGCAgcaccaggcagcagcagcagcagcaggcaggaggaggagccaatACCACCAGTTGCTATGTCCTGGGATCCAGTTGTTCTCCGTGCGGCACCCTCGCGAGCATACACTCGAATCACTCGGCCTCCTCGTCGAAcggaagcaacagcaacagcagcagcagcggggcaGTCATCACCTTCCAGTGCAACTCGAGCTGCGGCCAGGACACTGTGGACGGCCCGGCCTCCTACtccccccagcagcagcaccagcagcaacagatgaGCGTGGGATCCCCCAATGGGCATGGCAGCAGTCCCCGTCTGGGCAACGTCATGTCGGCGGATGCCCTCAGTTCGCTGGCCGCCAGTCCCACAGACGCGTGCAGCATACGCTCCAATCCGTCAGCGGCCTCCCTGCTGCTGTCCACCTCCGCGGCGGCTGCCGAGGCGTCCGCCATGTCCTCGGCCACCACGATGTCCATGTCGGGAGCAACGCTATCGCCGCTGGCCACCACACAGATCATACGCCGCCCCAGCATCACCATGAT GAATCCCAGTTCCGGCTCGTTAGTTATAAGTGAAACAGGATCTCTAGATCGCTCGAAAAGTAGCGGCGAGAAGCGCAAGAAGGGGGCTCTGGACGATGGACCCCGCGTTTCGGATCGTGTGGAGGAGACGCGCGTCAATCCCGACTCATTAATCGATGAGATATTGAAGGATACGAAACTGGATCAGCTGGAGGAGTCGGCAGAGA CCTCCGGCCTTCAGCTGTATATCGCGCGGGACGGCACCGCCTCACTGGGCGGACACGAGGTGAAGTCCAGTGTCCGGGCGGGCGCCCTCAAGCAGGTGGTCATGCAGGATAGAAGATAG
- the LOC4816424 gene encoding protein FAM102A isoform X5, with protein MTLLGPSAPGMAFMMKKKKYKFNVEVQLQDLVEVALVNEVLFAKIRLLDGGSFQEYSSREEVINHRVEWNRSFEFPCKMSANASTGVLDPCLMRISIRKEIRGGRSYYKLGFIDLNLAEFAGAGLTSRRFLLEGYDSRHRLDNSMLRVSIKMHMLSGDILFKAPTPSLKSKQTKPSMDDLTNAATGVGLQTPTATALPSIGSGSGGNAIPLGGSGATLGGVSSNQSLPGTRPVSSTKEEDLDPQSLIAAVVTDSGLSESSESAVTLTTDNLQQHAAASASNAITPLPHALSGLGIIGSNNYGTTGVSGVGGVGGNAVNTAALMEMGHSRNSSNTSQMSKGSGYSSFSHSQHSRQSSEGDSGHARNPSSGSLVISETGSLDRSKSSGEKRKKGALDDGPRVSDRVEETRVNPDSLIDEILKDTKLDQLEESAETSGLQLYIARDGTASLGGHEVKSSVRAGALKQVVMQDRR; from the exons ATGACACTACTCGGGCCTAGCGCCCCTGGCATGGCCTTTATGATGAAAAAGAAGAAGTACAAGTTCAATGTGGAAGTGCAGCTGCAGGATTTAGTCGAGGTGGCCCTCGTCAATGAGGTGCTCTTCGCCAAGATACGTCTACTGGATGGCGGTTCATTTCAGGAGTACAGCAGTCG AGAGGAGGTGATAAACCATCGCGTGGAATGGAACCGCAGCTTCGAGTTTCCCTGCAAAATGAGCGCGAATGCCTCGACGGGCGTGCTGGATCCCTGCCTGATGCGCATCTCCATTCGAAAGGAAATACGGGGCGGTCGCAGTTACTATAAGCTAGGTTTTATCGACCTCAATCTTGCCGAATTTGCCGGCGCCGGCCTCACATCGCGTCGCTTCCTCCTCGAGGGCTATGACTCGCGGCATCGTCTCGACAACTCCATGCTGAGAGTAAGCATCAAAATGCACATGCTAAGCGGTGATATACTCTTCAAGGC ACCCACACCGAGTCTGAAGAGCAAACAGACGAAGCCCTCCATGGACGATCTGACGAATGCCGCCACCGGAGTGGGTCTGCAAACGCCAACGGCCACGGCGTTGCCCAGCATCGGCAGTGGGAGCGGAGGCAATGCCATTCCCCTGGGCGGCAGTGGTGCCACACTGGGAGGCGTCTCCAGCAACCAGTCGCTGCCGGGAACGCGACCCGTTTCATCCACAAAGGAGGAGG ATCTCGACCCACAGTCTCTGATTGCGGCCGTCGTGACGGACTCTGGCCTGTCGGAGTCCTCGGAGTCGGCGGTGACGCTTACCACGGAtaatctgcagcagcatgccgccgcctctgcctcAAATGCCATCACACCGCTGCCCCACGCCCTCAGCGGCCTGGGGATCATTGGTAGCAATAATTATGGCACCACAGGAGTCTCGGGAGTGGGCGGCGTCGGCGGCAACGCGGTCAACACCGCCGCCCTCATGGAAATGGGTCATTCGAGGAATTCCAGTAATACTAGTCAA ATGTCAAAGGGTTCGGGTTATAGTAGTTTTTCGCACAGTCAACATTCGAGGCAAAGTTCCGAGGGCGACTCGGGGCACGCTAG GAATCCCAGTTCCGGCTCGTTAGTTATAAGTGAAACAGGATCTCTAGATCGCTCGAAAAGTAGCGGCGAGAAGCGCAAGAAGGGGGCTCTGGACGATGGACCCCGCGTTTCGGATCGTGTGGAGGAGACGCGCGTCAATCCCGACTCATTAATCGATGAGATATTGAAGGATACGAAACTGGATCAGCTGGAGGAGTCGGCAGAGA CCTCCGGCCTTCAGCTGTATATCGCGCGGGACGGCACCGCCTCACTGGGCGGACACGAGGTGAAGTCCAGTGTCCGGGCGGGCGCCCTCAAGCAGGTGGTCATGCAGGATAGAAGATAG
- the LOC4816424 gene encoding uncharacterized protein isoform X1 codes for MTLLGPSAPGMAFMMKKKKYKFNVEVQLQDLVEVALVNEVLFAKIRLLDGGSFQEYSSREEVINHRVEWNRSFEFPCKMSANASTGVLDPCLMRISIRKEIRGGRSYYKLGFIDLNLAEFAGAGLTSRRFLLEGYDSRHRLDNSMLRVSIKMHMLSGDILFKAPTPSLKSKQTKPSMDDLTNAATGVGLQTPTATALPSIGSGSGGNAIPLGGSGATLGGVSSNQSLPGTRPVSSTKEEDLDPQSLIAAVVTDSGLSESSESAVTLTTDNLQQHAAASASNAITPLPHALSGLGIIGSNNYGTTGVSGVGGVGGNAVNTAALMEMGHSRNSSNTSQMSKGSGYSSFSHSQHSRQSSEGDSGHASRFRKSVSLLNRLNQRAVNAMKLNIPQCRKGHEKERQQKDQQPPVVGLVPPASHHHHTTHLSLTTTIEYVSEEQLYSTPNATMNTGNTLQLEDFHTPMAEIPVEPQFHSAAPTTHTTQYYDSGEASDTDEYMNEDSGDNDSGLEENYHTPRVAKIKSMENLSILEMEFHKASMELDRNSPRRLKQLAEHAKIPKMKSLNNLCFDDYSEQDVREEFQRIHDQSMEERLRFQQHHHFGPGLRKNSTTSNGSSGKLYVKHQTHQSHHIKVGNAKFIGQDGYDSPQSPHYPIQKMRSMGTIPDVVSERIEADPFLTPTTERKPTFPRLIQSAEKPALGYVNRLLNYDVVDSPAELLANSVSFMSRTPFERAYRRNILQGTSSTPLATQETYIVRPHSTNAAYELMRNPSSGSLVISETGSLDRSKSSGEKRKKGALDDGPRVSDRVEETRVNPDSLIDEILKDTKLDQLEESAETSGLQLYIARDGTASLGGHEVKSSVRAGALKQVVMQDRR; via the exons ATGACACTACTCGGGCCTAGCGCCCCTGGCATGGCCTTTATGATGAAAAAGAAGAAGTACAAGTTCAATGTGGAAGTGCAGCTGCAGGATTTAGTCGAGGTGGCCCTCGTCAATGAGGTGCTCTTCGCCAAGATACGTCTACTGGATGGCGGTTCATTTCAGGAGTACAGCAGTCG AGAGGAGGTGATAAACCATCGCGTGGAATGGAACCGCAGCTTCGAGTTTCCCTGCAAAATGAGCGCGAATGCCTCGACGGGCGTGCTGGATCCCTGCCTGATGCGCATCTCCATTCGAAAGGAAATACGGGGCGGTCGCAGTTACTATAAGCTAGGTTTTATCGACCTCAATCTTGCCGAATTTGCCGGCGCCGGCCTCACATCGCGTCGCTTCCTCCTCGAGGGCTATGACTCGCGGCATCGTCTCGACAACTCCATGCTGAGAGTAAGCATCAAAATGCACATGCTAAGCGGTGATATACTCTTCAAGGC ACCCACACCGAGTCTGAAGAGCAAACAGACGAAGCCCTCCATGGACGATCTGACGAATGCCGCCACCGGAGTGGGTCTGCAAACGCCAACGGCCACGGCGTTGCCCAGCATCGGCAGTGGGAGCGGAGGCAATGCCATTCCCCTGGGCGGCAGTGGTGCCACACTGGGAGGCGTCTCCAGCAACCAGTCGCTGCCGGGAACGCGACCCGTTTCATCCACAAAGGAGGAGG ATCTCGACCCACAGTCTCTGATTGCGGCCGTCGTGACGGACTCTGGCCTGTCGGAGTCCTCGGAGTCGGCGGTGACGCTTACCACGGAtaatctgcagcagcatgccgccgcctctgcctcAAATGCCATCACACCGCTGCCCCACGCCCTCAGCGGCCTGGGGATCATTGGTAGCAATAATTATGGCACCACAGGAGTCTCGGGAGTGGGCGGCGTCGGCGGCAACGCGGTCAACACCGCCGCCCTCATGGAAATGGGTCATTCGAGGAATTCCAGTAATACTAGTCAA ATGTCAAAGGGTTCGGGTTATAGTAGTTTTTCGCACAGTCAACATTCGAGGCAAAGTTCCGAGGGCGACTCGGGGCACGCTAG TCGTTTTAGAAAATCCGTTTCTCTACTCAATAGACTCAATCAGAGGGCAGTAAATGCCATGAAATTGAATATACCACAATGTCGGAAAGGTCACGAAaaggagcggcagcagaaggacCAACAGCCACCAGTGGTTGGCCTTGTGCCCCCGGCGAGCCACCACCATCACACAACACACCTGAGCCTCACCACCACCATTGAGTATGTGAGCGAGGAGCAGCTGTACTCGACGCCGAATGCCACTATGAACACGGGGAATACCCTGCAGCTGGAGGACTTTCACACGCCGATGGCGGAGATACCTGTGGAGCCACAGTTCCACTCGGCAGCACCCACCACACATACCACACAGTATTACGACAGCGGAGAGGCCAGCGACACGGACGAGTACATGAACGAGGACTCGGGGGACAATGATTCGGGGCTGGAGGAGAACTACCACACACCGCGGGTGGCCAAAATCAAGTCCATGGAGAATCTGTCGATACTGGAAATGGAGTTCCACAAGGCCTCCATGGAGCTGGATCGGAACTCGCCGCGACGGCTCAAGCAGCTGGCCGAGCACGCCAAGATACCCAAGATGAAGTCGCTAAATAATCTCTGCTTCGACGACTACTCGGAGCAGGATGTCCGCGAGGAGTTCCAGCGCATCCACGACCAGTCGATGGAGGAGCGACTGCGCTTCCAGCAGCATCACCACTTCGGCCCGGGGCTGCGCAAGAACTCCACCACCTCGAATGGCTCCTCGGGGAAGCTGTACGTGAAGCACCAGACCCACCAGAGCCATCACATAAAGGTGGGCAACGCCAAGTTCATCGGACAAGATGGCTACGACAGTCCGCAGAGTCCGCATTATCCCATACAGAAGATGCGATCGATGGGCACCATTCCGGATGTTGTGAGCGAGCGCATCGAAGCGGATCCCTTCCTCACGCCCACCACCGAACGGAAGCCAACTTTCCCGCGCTTGATACAGTCGGCCGAGAAGCCAGCCCTGGGCTATGTGAATCGGCTGCTCAACTACGACGTGGTGGATTCCCCAGCGGAACTGTTGGCCAACTCCGTGTCCTTTATGTCGCGCACACCCTTCGAGCGAGCCTATCGGCGTAACATCCTGCAGGGCACTTCCTCGACCCCACTGGCCACGCAGGAGACCTACATCGTTCGGCCACATTCCACGAATGCTGCCTACGAGCTAATGAG GAATCCCAGTTCCGGCTCGTTAGTTATAAGTGAAACAGGATCTCTAGATCGCTCGAAAAGTAGCGGCGAGAAGCGCAAGAAGGGGGCTCTGGACGATGGACCCCGCGTTTCGGATCGTGTGGAGGAGACGCGCGTCAATCCCGACTCATTAATCGATGAGATATTGAAGGATACGAAACTGGATCAGCTGGAGGAGTCGGCAGAGA CCTCCGGCCTTCAGCTGTATATCGCGCGGGACGGCACCGCCTCACTGGGCGGACACGAGGTGAAGTCCAGTGTCCGGGCGGGCGCCCTCAAGCAGGTGGTCATGCAGGATAGAAGATAG
- the LOC4816424 gene encoding uncharacterized transmembrane protein DDB_G0289901 isoform X4, which produces MTLLGPSAPGMAFMMKKKKYKFNVEVQLQDLVEVALVNEVLFAKIRLLDGGSFQEYSSREEVINHRVEWNRSFEFPCKMSANASTGVLDPCLMRISIRKEIRGGRSYYKLGFIDLNLAEFAGAGLTSRRFLLEGYDSRHRLDNSMLRVSIKMHMLSGDILFKAPTPSLKSKQTKPSMDDLTNAATGVGLQTPTATALPSIGSGSGGNAIPLGGSGATLGGVSSNQSLPGTRPVSSTKEEDLDPQSLIAAVVTDSGLSESSESAVTLTTDNLQQHAAASASNAITPLPHALSGLGIIGSNNYGTTGVSGVGGVGGNAVNTAALMEMGHSRNSSNTSQMSKGSGYSSFSHSQHSRQSSEGDSGHARSFSGVPRRLFDGNNSNSSGGNNCQNSNNIATGSGSGSTRQQQQQQAGGGANTTSCYVLGSSCSPCGTLASIHSNHSASSSNGSNSNSSSSGAVITFQCNSSCGQDTVDGPASYSPQQQHQQQQMSVGSPNGHGSSPRLGNVMSADALSSLAASPTDACSIRSNPSAASLLLSTSAAAAEASAMSSATTMSMSGATLSPLATTQIIRRPSITMMNPSSGSLVISETGSLDRSKSSGEKRKKGALDDGPRVSDRVEETRVNPDSLIDEILKDTKLDQLEESAETSGLQLYIARDGTASLGGHEVKSSVRAGALKQVVMQDRR; this is translated from the exons ATGACACTACTCGGGCCTAGCGCCCCTGGCATGGCCTTTATGATGAAAAAGAAGAAGTACAAGTTCAATGTGGAAGTGCAGCTGCAGGATTTAGTCGAGGTGGCCCTCGTCAATGAGGTGCTCTTCGCCAAGATACGTCTACTGGATGGCGGTTCATTTCAGGAGTACAGCAGTCG AGAGGAGGTGATAAACCATCGCGTGGAATGGAACCGCAGCTTCGAGTTTCCCTGCAAAATGAGCGCGAATGCCTCGACGGGCGTGCTGGATCCCTGCCTGATGCGCATCTCCATTCGAAAGGAAATACGGGGCGGTCGCAGTTACTATAAGCTAGGTTTTATCGACCTCAATCTTGCCGAATTTGCCGGCGCCGGCCTCACATCGCGTCGCTTCCTCCTCGAGGGCTATGACTCGCGGCATCGTCTCGACAACTCCATGCTGAGAGTAAGCATCAAAATGCACATGCTAAGCGGTGATATACTCTTCAAGGC ACCCACACCGAGTCTGAAGAGCAAACAGACGAAGCCCTCCATGGACGATCTGACGAATGCCGCCACCGGAGTGGGTCTGCAAACGCCAACGGCCACGGCGTTGCCCAGCATCGGCAGTGGGAGCGGAGGCAATGCCATTCCCCTGGGCGGCAGTGGTGCCACACTGGGAGGCGTCTCCAGCAACCAGTCGCTGCCGGGAACGCGACCCGTTTCATCCACAAAGGAGGAGG ATCTCGACCCACAGTCTCTGATTGCGGCCGTCGTGACGGACTCTGGCCTGTCGGAGTCCTCGGAGTCGGCGGTGACGCTTACCACGGAtaatctgcagcagcatgccgccgcctctgcctcAAATGCCATCACACCGCTGCCCCACGCCCTCAGCGGCCTGGGGATCATTGGTAGCAATAATTATGGCACCACAGGAGTCTCGGGAGTGGGCGGCGTCGGCGGCAACGCGGTCAACACCGCCGCCCTCATGGAAATGGGTCATTCGAGGAATTCCAGTAATACTAGTCAA ATGTCAAAGGGTTCGGGTTATAGTAGTTTTTCGCACAGTCAACATTCGAGGCAAAGTTCCGAGGGCGACTCGGGGCACGCTAG AAGCTTCAGTGGAGTTCCTCGTCGCCTCTTCgacggcaacaacagcaacagcagcggcggcaacaattgccagaacagcaacaacattgcCACCGGTTCGGGGAGTGGCAgcaccaggcagcagcagcagcagcaggcaggaggaggagccaatACCACCAGTTGCTATGTCCTGGGATCCAGTTGTTCTCCGTGCGGCACCCTCGCGAGCATACACTCGAATCACTCGGCCTCCTCGTCGAAcggaagcaacagcaacagcagcagcagcggggcaGTCATCACCTTCCAGTGCAACTCGAGCTGCGGCCAGGACACTGTGGACGGCCCGGCCTCCTACtccccccagcagcagcaccagcagcaacagatgaGCGTGGGATCCCCCAATGGGCATGGCAGCAGTCCCCGTCTGGGCAACGTCATGTCGGCGGATGCCCTCAGTTCGCTGGCCGCCAGTCCCACAGACGCGTGCAGCATACGCTCCAATCCGTCAGCGGCCTCCCTGCTGCTGTCCACCTCCGCGGCGGCTGCCGAGGCGTCCGCCATGTCCTCGGCCACCACGATGTCCATGTCGGGAGCAACGCTATCGCCGCTGGCCACCACACAGATCATACGCCGCCCCAGCATCACCATGAT GAATCCCAGTTCCGGCTCGTTAGTTATAAGTGAAACAGGATCTCTAGATCGCTCGAAAAGTAGCGGCGAGAAGCGCAAGAAGGGGGCTCTGGACGATGGACCCCGCGTTTCGGATCGTGTGGAGGAGACGCGCGTCAATCCCGACTCATTAATCGATGAGATATTGAAGGATACGAAACTGGATCAGCTGGAGGAGTCGGCAGAGA CCTCCGGCCTTCAGCTGTATATCGCGCGGGACGGCACCGCCTCACTGGGCGGACACGAGGTGAAGTCCAGTGTCCGGGCGGGCGCCCTCAAGCAGGTGGTCATGCAGGATAGAAGATAG